The segment AGTTTAacttaagtatatttttatgataaaaataataattgataacaataaaaaaatagtgtgtaaCTGATCGCATGAATGATGAGACCAGCCTAATCTAAAGTCAAGGCTTTGCCCTATATGCATAATAAACTAAATTATACTAATTctcaattctaaaaaaatataataaatatgcatagtaaactaaattatactaattcaattctaaaaaaatttaataaatgtgCATAATAAACTAAATTATACTAATTCAATTCTAAAATTGATAATAAATATGCATAATAAACTAAATTGTACTAATTCAAttctaaaaaattgataatatatactccctctgtcttaatttatgtgacacttttcgTCTTTAGAGAGTtaaacaatttaagtttgatcGGAAATTTGCGCAtgaaatcttcaaaaaaatttaaaacaagttacagcaattgataatttaaaatgttttaattttttaaaaaaacttatgataaaatataaactcctttaaatctcaaaattcaaaaagtgccacataaaataaaataagatgaaaaagataatattatGATGAAACGTTCTCTAACTAATTTAACTTATTTCTATAGTCAGTGAGTTTAACTATAAAGTGCATTATACATGTATACATTGACTTATATTGAACAAATAACCTTTTCAACTACTCCTATTAACTTCATAAAACAAAATTGTCAAATATTGTCATTAAAGcaatatgatgaattaatgATTGACCAATcagaatttgattattttattgtctATGAGTGccataaaatataatcataaaattacTCAAAGTAATCATCAAGTTCCAAGTGTATTAATGCAAATGGCTAACCCTTTTTTGCATTCCATTAAGCAAATCATAATAATTCGATGACCATCTTGAGTAACtctaaaaaagagaaataaataaaattattaaaaatcacacatacaaaatataaaataaaataaaataaagtgaaacattgtcaaaaagaaaaagaagtaaacACAATATTAGCATCATACAAAAATGCAAGAaataaactatattttccttttatataaaatttaatgaataagaTTGTTTCAAGTAAGTagactttttttcttcttctcaaatTAAGAAAATGGGAACAAGATTATCACATAAGAAATCAAACTCTCGTTAATAAAGTGAAAGttcaaatcattaattaattaatctattAAATTTTTACGTAGACTAATGAGTCACTAGTTTAAAATGCCAAAATTCCACAACTATTAGTTTTGCTCGAACTTAACACTTAATTGGAAAAACAAAATAGTGAAATTATTATTAGCTAAGTTTATATTACCTCCGACAATCATATcattagggcccgtttggacgggcttaataaaagcagctttcaaaaagtacttttgaaagtgctgaaacttatttttaaataagcagttatgcgtttggataaaagtgctgaagttaaaaaaaaaagttgttgatgtgtttggcaaataagtgccgataaacaactttttaaatcaaatgtctgaaatatccttaaaagttgttaacataataaaagttaattaatttatattttatagccataaataattatattttgctatcatttacatatttctttctcatcacaaattatttataagagaaatataaacttattatagattttaaagatatataatttgaatagatcaaagaacgatttaagattttattttagtttcatccataagtaataataatagtctatcattcacatatttctttattatcacaaattatttataagaggaatataaatttttatttaagttatatgtgcaacttattttacattttaataatatataatttgaatagattacttgaaagatttaagatttatgttattttcattcattagtaatagtaattgtctataatccacacgtgaaaaggaaaaaatagaaaaaggagatgttagggttatgtgggtaatttggagattatataaaaatattaagggtaaaaaggtaaaaatgtgatcaacttaaaacagcttataagctggaaaaaaaagcactcctaccccagcttttaactttttgtttaaaataagtttttttaacttaaaataagttattttgaggactgccaaacagctaaatatgtcaaaaatcagcttttaagtcagtttgaccagctttaagctgagccaaacaggctcttagtttttttaacttattgagtttctttcaaatatttgattttttaaaataaatttattaaccGGTCTTTTAATTAGCTCAATCTATTATGCTCATTTTTATTAATCCCAACTATTTTCGTCCAAGTAAATTTTGAGGTCTCTAACAACTTATGTAATTAGCAAATATAATTATACGtatctttaatttaatatcataaaattcgAAAGAAATCAGtaatatttgttgttttaatgAATAATCCCCCTCCATTCACTGGCATTGTCACTTTCTCTTTGTTTCCTCTCTCTTTCACCTTTGCTTCTACCCAACGCTTCGTTTTGCCGAATAATTCCCTTTATATATTCTAAATCCAATATAATAATTCATCTTTCAAGCTTTTTTAGCTTAGTGGACTTCAACTGTAATGGCATtctactgtttttttttttttttgtattaaacatATATGTTCACAGTTCACCATAAACACTTGGCTTTGAGTAAACCCAGTTGTCAATCCGATTTTTATTTCCtagagagagagggggaaaagGGGTGTAGTGGAAGTCCTATATAGAGAGAAACACGGATTACAGATGCTCTGGGCATGGGGAAATTGCAAGGACAGAGACTGCCAGTGCAGAACCAGAACGGCGATGGAGTTGGTTCTACAACTTTCTGTCAGAGATGTTCGATGGGTTTTTCAAGAATCGGCTTACAATTTAGTTTCAGGTGTATCGCCGTTTTGCTACTGAGTATTGCCCTTTTTCTCTCTGCTGTCTTCTGGATCCTTCCACATCGTTCTAAGTTATCTGGGTTTGACGCTAAAGAGGCGATCAAGCATGCCGGTCAGTTTCgcttttgacttatttagaCTTTTGTCTCCTCCTTTACTGATGTCTTATAagggttttggattttttttttaaaatttgctgTGCAATTAgggtttttggattttttttaaaaatttgctaTGCAATTAGGGTTTGTGGGTGAATTAGGATTATGGGTTTATCTGGGTTTGTTCTTGTTTTgcataaacatgaaaaaaatgtattGGTCTGGTGATTCCCCATTTTGCCGTGCCCTAATGTTTACCAATTAGATGCCCAGTATTGAAATGGTTGAGAATTTCCAGACATCTTTGAAGCAGCCAAGGATTCATATAGTTGATCCCAGTTAGTTTTGGATTAAGCATTAGTTGAGTGGTTGACTGTAGCTAAGTTGCTTGGACTCTTTCCGCACTCGTGTTGGATCCTtcaaaatacactatttttgaAGGATCCCGACACACACCCGTCGACATTTTTGAAGTGTCCGAGCAACATAGGACTGCAGTATATGGTTGCACTGTTTTGAGTAGAAGGATGTTTTCTGGTTTTACTATGCTTATACTTGTAGGCTCATTGTGTTTGTTTCTCAATATTATTGCTGGTTTGCTGCTTCAAAAAATTCTAATATTGTCAGGCTTAATTGTATCAAGTATGAGTGATGCTTGTGACGGCTCACATGCAGTTTAAGTTCTTCGTTCTTGCTCTTGAGCGGGGTTTGCTTCTTAGGATTTTTGGTGATGCTTATGAAGGGTTGCATTTTCAATGGAATTAGGGTGTAAGGAGATGGACGTACTGATAGTTTGGTCACTATATTGTGTAGCTTTAGTAAATGGAGATCCTGATTTCTTTCTTTCTGGCAGCATAAAatacaagatttttttttctctctggGATGCTTCTCATGATCTGTTTGGTTATAGGCAGGAAGTGCTGTTGTAGATCTTGCTTCACAAACTTATTACTTTCTGCAGAATTTTGGCACCCTGAGTAGTCAATAACAAGCACTAGATTACTTTTGTGCTTTCCTTGGCTGGTGGAATTCTCACTTAAAGTGGAAGCCTTCTTCTCCTTTGCTGATGTCTCTGTTTATTATAGTGATCTAGGCATTACGTTGAATGTCAGTGTTCAATCTTTTATGGTGctgttttttcctttaaatttaCCTGATGAAGACAATATCCTTAAAATGTATGTGTGATGTGACTGTTTGATCATTGATGTGGATAATCTCCTAATATTGGTGACCATTCAGATATTGTCAGCTGTGGAGACTGATTTCCcgttcatttatttatttcctttgGTTTCTAAACTCATCCTTACGTCTTGGTGTTGCTGTGTTTTTCAGCCACTACTCAAGCATACTTCAGATTGGAGAAGCCAGTTTCAGACATTGTTCCCCACATTGCAAGACTGGAGTATGATATTTTGGAAGAGATTGCTATCCCTAACATGAAGGTTTGCAACCTACCTTTTATTGAAATCATAGTTTATCAATGCTGTCTCTTTTCAGTTGCTTGCAATTTAGCTTGACAATGGAATTTGCAGGTTTCTGTCCTATCTGTGCATGCAGCAGGTTTGGCTAACCAGACTAACGTAATATTTGGTTTTCTTCCGGATCCAGTTGATTCTTCTAGTACTCCAGTGTACTTAAGTCTGCTGAAGTCCGCTTTATTGGAACTGTATCTTCGAGATACCAATTTGACATTAACTTCCTCAATATTTGGACAACCATCTTCATTTGAGGTTTTGAAGTGTCCCGGTGGAATCACTTTGATGCCCGAGCACCTACCCTTTTGGGACCTACCTGATGTCCTCTTCAATTTTACTCTCCACAGCTCTATTGATGAAATAAGGGAAAATTTTATTGAGCTGAAGGAACAACTGATATCTGGCTTACGTCTCAGTCAGAGTGAGGTATATGATAATATCtaaatctttttttgtttttgaattgaCATTTCTGGATGAGTGGGAACGTAAGATTTTGGATGCTTCTTAATTAAGACTTTGTGCATACTTTAGATTGGTCTGCTTTTGGAATCTTGGCAAAGAGTGCACCCACATTTATGTTGAGCTTTTCGACCATACTTTTGTCTACCTATGCATCCCCTTTGGTCTAGCTTAGTACTTTTTCATGGCTTAGGAGTCACCTCGATCTTGATCCTTTCTTTACTGTTGTGCTACCGATCTCAACTGAACAAAGCAGTTCTATTCTATGGTTCATTTTTATGAGAAACAAACTATAAGAAGCGTGTGCAATGCAGTGttgttttatgatttttcatttgGTCTATGGCTCACTTGCTGTtgacttttatatttatttctaagGGAAGTTTCCCCGTGAACTATTCACGGTTTGCAACACACTTAAACTATGGTGTGTTGCTATTACCCCTTGTACTACAAAAACTTAataagaagagaagaaagataaatacaaaataaagggAAAGTGCCACACAGCAACTGTTTACAGACTAATAGTAGCTGTCACACGTCACCAAGAGAGTGAAGTTTCTCTTCATGCCTCTTGGCACTCCATGATCGTTTGAATAGGGGAACATTGTAGTTCAGGGTAATGGCAACTCTCTGTAGTTCGATTATGAAAGTTATTAGATGTGAAAGCTTTACTGTTTTTTTAACGCACTCTCTTTATATTTTAGAATGAGTTTCTTTAAGTTTTCTTCTAGATGTCATATTTTTCTTCGACGTTTTAATAGCTGAGTGGATACTCTTTTCCAATGTATActcctttattttcttctttctctttgacGATTTACCTTTTCACATTATAAATTCCCTACTCAAGTATAGATAAGTCGTCCCAAAGATAAGGAGTTATATTCCTTCAATAAAATTCTTTAgcaatttttgttatttaaattacaattcctaattgatgttaatatTACCTTTGTCAAAAAAGATTCTAAAAGGAACATAATGATACACAATGCCTGTGTTGGAAGTTTCTTGCTTAAATTGTGAATAAAGAGATCGTTGGTTGTCAAGTAACAAAGTTTTGTTGGATATATGCCACACAAATCTTATTGTATCTGGTTTTAATTGGATTTCCCTGTCAGAAATTTGCGTGATCAGTTGCGAGGAGGTCTTAGACATGTTTTTCCTATGTTGAGGCTGTCACAAGCAGTTCAATATTGCTGAATGAGATGGAAAAGTAGGTGGTGAACGTGACAAAGatttacttaatattttataGACATTTGGCCGTGGATAAAAACCGTATGGAAGTACCTATTGCTACTCATGCCATAGTGATGTATAATTCATAGTTAAACAATAATTATCTGCCACCCTCTAGTGATGTGATGTCAAAGTTATATGACCCCTATGGGCAAGttgatatttttcatgtttgttgCATCAATAATTTCTGTTTGCTGCCTTTCCCTGTCTTATTTTTTCTCCTTCCCCTGTATGGGAAATATTAAAGTGGGTGCAGGCATTGCTGTCTGCTTTTGTTCATGCTGTTTACCATAGTACATTTTTAACTGTCAGATCTGACttatttttctccctttttcttcAGAGTGTTTTCTTACAGATATCAAATAAAGTTGGCTCCACTAAAGATCCCCCAGTTGTAGTTGAAGCTTCAGTATATTCAGATATTGGGAGTCTGCAACCTCAGAGGTTAAAACAATTGGCTCAAATAATTATGGGATCTGTTCCTAAATCAAATCTTGGCCTTGATAACTCTGTTTTTGGTAAAGTGAATCAAGTAAGTTTATCTTCCTTTCTAAACCGTACTGTCCATGCTGCCTCGCCTGCTCCAACTCCAGCTCCTGCTCCAAATGAACCTTTGTGGCCATCACCTTCCCCATCACCTTCTGTTTCTTCATCTCCATCTCCATCTCCAGCTCCCTTGTCCAACTGTCGTAGATTACGGTCACATGCTAGACATCATTGTGGTCCAGCTCATGGAGAAGAACCTAGCAGCTCTCCATCTCCTATAGCTGATCCACCTTCTCCTGTGACAAGCTCTGGTCCACCTTCAAGTAGTTCTGGAGTTGCAGCAAGCCCATCATCACATGCACCTACTTATCCTCCAAAACTAAGTCCCAGGGTGAATCTTTCTCCTGGTCCTTCTCCACAAATGTCTTCCTCAAtctcatcttcatcatcatgtAAGTTTCTCCTCATCATGTGGTCTTTATATTTGTGTTATCTCAATAATTCATTCTCCGTTATCATTTTGACATGTTATTACCTAGTGGGTAGGATCTATCACTTGCTTGTAATGGATAAAGAACCTATGGAAATTGGCGACTTTAGATTGTTTCTTTAGGATCTTTCTTTAGCTACAGCATATTCTGCTTTGGAGGTCACAAGAAATAAAGTGAAGAAGTAGGAAACTCTTTCATGGAAACCATGTACTGGTGGACCTTGTGATTAGTCTAGTAGGAATTTATGTGAAGAAGTAGGAAGCTCTTTCATGGAAACCATGTAGCGGTGGAACTTGTGATTAGTCTAGTaggaatttatgatatttttgtgCTGCTCAGTAGCTGTTTGTTTCGTTTTCTTTCTTGCAGCTCTTGCACCTGGCTTTTCTTACAAGGGGCTCTGCTTGTTCTGGTTATTTGGATTGGCAGTATTTCAAATCCTTGGTTGGACGTGGTGACTGTCGTGTTCTGGTTTGACAAGATTTTAACATCTTCAAAGAAGAAGAGAGGTGTATACTTAGCAACAAACAACTTTATTTGATTAGGAATTATAGCATCATTTGCCAGTTAGTCTGTGGTTACCATGGCAAGTCACGGTAACCACACTATATGAAGAGAAGAAATCACAGGTCAAAGCCAAAAGGTGGCAGGACTCTGTTTGACATCACATGAAGACAGTTACAAAGATGTTTTCTTCCCGAAGGGAATGACTACTACATGCTCATCTGCAGGTTTTCAAGGAGATACCAGTCGTAAGATATGTTGGTTCATCTTGAACAAGCTGCAAAAATAATGCAAAAGAGCTAATATTTTACCATATTGTATATTCTTACTCAAAACTGTACTCAGCTGCTTTTCATGTGCTAAGAGCTTTTAATCAGATAAAATATCAGCCTTTTGGCACTTGATGCATTAGTATGTTGCGAAATGCAGACCGGTAACGGTCTTTGTTTCTTTGTGAGGTAAAAAATGTtagtttttagaaaaaacattttaaagcAGGTTGAAAAACATAATTATGGGAAAAGATCAGCAAGACAGTGCTCCAATAGCCTTCTATCTTAATTCATAACAGAACTCTATTTATTTAACTATGAATAAGAACGGATACTggattttgaattataaattgtTTAAAGCACATTTATCGACTGGATTATTCTACAAAGGGCCAGACGTGCATAAAAGTGTACATTAGATACACACCACCTAAGAGCCTCTTTAAAAACCGTCTGAAAACAAAAATACTGACTGGAAACACTTCAGCACCAGAAGCAGCTAATGAACGCGAGGTAAATAGATGCCTGACCTCTAATTTGCTCTTTACATGTTCTATGGTCACATATTCCATGTACAAAGAAAGGCAAACCATGCACAGCAGACTTGGGAACAGGATCATTAATAAACCACCACAAGTGtattcattaataatatatagatGCCACACTTGCATATGTATTGGGAAAATCAGCAGGTGCTCAAGGCTTGAGTCATGTCAGCCAGTTTAAATAGTAGGGATTATGACTTGTCCCTTTTAGTTGGAATGAGAGAAAAAATTGGTGCTGTGTCAGCAAATACTCGTCTTCCTTCACTGGAGATGGACTGAATCTCCCATGCTGGGCCAAGAAGCCATGATGTTGCAGCTCCTCCCATTAAACCTCCGAGCTGAAATGTTCATGAGAGCAGAGTTGGAAAATCAGACAACCATTCAAAC is part of the Solanum lycopersicum chromosome 1, SLM_r2.1 genome and harbors:
- the LOC101257115 gene encoding uncharacterized protein — its product is MGKLQGQRLPVQNQNGDGVGSTTFCQRCSMGFSRIGLQFSFRCIAVLLLSIALFLSAVFWILPHRSKLSGFDAKEAIKHAATTQAYFRLEKPVSDIVPHIARLEYDILEEIAIPNMKVSVLSVHAAGLANQTNVIFGFLPDPVDSSSTPVYLSLLKSALLELYLRDTNLTLTSSIFGQPSSFEVLKCPGGITLMPEHLPFWDLPDVLFNFTLHSSIDEIRENFIELKEQLISGLRLSQSESVFLQISNKVGSTKDPPVVVEASVYSDIGSLQPQRLKQLAQIIMGSVPKSNLGLDNSVFGKVNQVSLSSFLNRTVHAASPAPTPAPAPNEPLWPSPSPSPSVSSSPSPSPAPLSNCRRLRSHARHHCGPAHGEEPSSSPSPIADPPSPVTSSGPPSSSSGVAASPSSHAPTYPPKLSPRVNLSPGPSPQMSSSISSSSSSLAPGFSYKGLCLFWLFGLAVFQILGWTW